The Deltaproteobacteria bacterium HGW-Deltaproteobacteria-6 genome includes the window TTTGATCTGAGTTATATTGGCGCCGACGGCGAAAAGCATCGTCCCGTCATGCTGCATCGGGTTATTCTGGGTGCAATAGAACGGTTTATGGGCGTTCTCATCGAACAGTATGCGGGTGCCTTTCCGGTCTGGCTGGCGCCGACGCAATGTGTTTTGTTGACGGTGACGGACAAGCACATTCCTTACGCCCAAACGGTTTTTAACCGATTAATCGATGCCGGCATTCGCTGTGAGAAATATTTTGACAATGAAAAATTAGGCTATAAAATCCGCCAGGCGCAGATGCAGAAAATTCCTTACATGCTGGTTATCGGCGATAAGGAAATGGAGGCCGGGGCTGTTGCGCCGCGTCTTCGTGACGGACAGAATCTGGGCGCGTTGCCGGTTGAACAATTTATTGATTTAGTGCGGGAAATGTGTGAAAAAAAGAAGTAGAATTTTATTCAAGTACTAATTGCTGGGGAGGTGCCGTATAGTTAAGGATTTAAGAATCAACCGAGAAATAAAGTCAGCGACTGTAAGAGTTATTAATGAGGAAGGACAGCCACTGGGCGTTATTTCGCTGGATGAAGCAATTGCCAATGCGGAGAGAGTCGGTCTGGACCTGGTGGAAGTATCAGCCAACACCGAACCCCCTGTCTGCAAAATCATGGATTACGGCAAGTACCGTTATAAACAAAGCAAAAAAATCCATGATGCCAGAAAGGCGCAGACGGTTATTCATGTGAAGGAAATCCGTTTAAGACCCAAAACGGAAGCGCACGATTTGCAGACGAAAATAAACCATATTAAGAAGTTTTTAGAACAACATGATAAAGTGAAGATCTCGATGATGTTCCGTGGACGCGAAATCGCTTTTACAGAGATCGGCCGAAAATTGATGGACAAGATTAAAATTGCGTTGGCCGATGAATGTATTATGGATCAGGAACCCAGGCTGGAAGGCCGGAACATGGTCATGATTGTTTCACCAAAAAAATAATTTAACAGGAATGAAAAAGAGGTGAGAATATGCCAAAGATGAAAACACACAGAGGCGCGGCCAAGCGTTTTTCGGTTACCGCCAGTGGTAAGGTGAAACGCAGCAAGGCTTTTGCCAGCCACATCCTTACAAAAAAGACCACCAAAAGAAAAAGAACTTTAAGGAAATCCACGTTAGTGCATTCAACCAATGAAAGCGCAATCAAGAGGCTTATTCCTTATTTATAGTCGATAAAGCAATACAGAAGCTGTATTAATTGAGGAGAGTAAAAGAAAATGGCTAGGATAAAAAGAGGCGTCACCGCCCGAAAGAAAAGAAGATCAATATTAAAAAGGGCTAAGGGTTTCTTTGGCGCGCGCAGCCGTCTGCTTCGGACCGCCACAGAGGCCGTCAACAAGGCCCTGAGTTATGCCTATCGCGACCGCAGGGGTCGTAAAAGAGAATTTCGTCAACTATGGATAGCGCGCATCAACGCCGCCGCACGTCTGAACAATATCTCATACAGTCGCCTGATGGACAGCATGAAGAAAGCAGATATCATGCTGGATCGTAAGATTCTGGCTGAACTGGCTGTTAATGACCCGCAGGGTTTCGCAAAGATCGTGGCCACAGCTAAAGGCGAGCAGGCTGCATGATTGGCGATCTTCAACAACTGGAAAAGGACGCTTTGGCCGAGCTTATAGATGCCCGGACGGAAGATTCGATTCTGGCTGTAAGAACAAAATATCTGGGCCGTAAAGGTCTGCTCACCGGTCTGTTAAGAAATATTGCCCAGGTTCCGGTTGAGGAGAAACCTCTGTTCGGAAAACGCTGCAATGAAGTAAAAGAGATTCTGGAAACAAAAATTACTGAAGCTCTCGAATGTCAGATGCAGGGCAAAAAAGAAGAAATTCTGAACAGGGAAAAAATCGATGTTACGTTGCCCGGCAGAGGCATTCGTCCGGGTAGAGTTCACCCTGTCATCCAAATCCGTCGTGAAATTTGCGATATCTTCGCTTCTTTCGGTTTTTCTGTGGTCGAAGGACCGGAAGTTGAGTTGGACTATTACAATTTTGAAGCGCTCAACATTCCCAAGGATCATCCCGCAAGGGATATGCAGGATACCTTCTATATCGAGGATAATATGGTCCTGCGCACCCATACCTCACCGGTTCAGGTAAGGATTATGGAAAAGGTGCAGCCTCCCGTGCGTATTCTGTCGCCGGGACGGGTTTACCGGCCGGATTCGGATGTTTCCCACACACCCATGTTTCATCAAATTGAAGGGCTGCTGGTTGATCGGGGAGTAAGTTTTGCCGATCTGAAAGGCATCCTGACCGCTTTTCTCAAAAAAGTATTCGGTGACGATACGATTTTGCGTTTTCGTCCCAGTTTTTTCCCCTTTACTGAGCCGTCTGCGGAAGTCGATATTTGTTGTGTTATTTGTAAAGGCAAAGGATGCCGTGTCTGCGGACAAAGCGGCTGGCTGGAGATTTTAGGGTCCGGCATGGTCGATCCTGCTGTTTTTAAAAATGTCGGTTATGATGCCGAAGTTTATTCCGGGTTTGCCTTCGGACTTGGGCTGGAACGCATCGCCATGCTGAAATACGGCATTACCGATATCCGTCTTTTGTTTGAAAACGATATTCGATTCCTTAAACAATTCTAGGAGAGCTTTATCTCATGCTCGTCAGTCTCAAGTGGCTTAATGATTATATTGATCTGGAATTAACGGCGCAGGAACTTGCTGACCGCTTAACAATGGCCGGTCTGGAGGTCGATGAAATCAAAACGCTGGCGCATAAATTTGCAGGTGTCGTGGTCGCCAGGATTTTATCCGTCAGACCGCATCCTGACGCGGATAAACTGTCTTTGTGCGATGTGACGGATGGAACCGGGACGTACCCGATTGTCTGCGGCGCTAAAAATATTAAAGCCGGGGATGTGGTGCCTCTGGCGAAAGTCGGAGCGGTTATTCCCGGTGGATACACGATCAAATCAACGGTATTGCGCGGCGAGAAATCCGACGGCATGCTCTGTTCGGAGGCGGAACTGGAAATCGGTGATGACGCGTCCGGTATCATGCAATTACCGGCAGGCCTTGCACTCGGGACGCCACTGGAGACGGCCCTGAATCTGGGTGATACGGTCCTGGATGTCAGTGTTACACCGAACCGGTCCGACTGCCTGAGCATGATCGGTATGGCCCGTGAAGTTGCCGCCTTAACCGGTAAGAAAGTAAAAATGCCGGCTGTTAAAATCAAAGAATCAGACGAAGATATTTCTTCGCTTTCAGCGGTATCTATCGTTGATGCGGATCTCTGCCCGCGTTATTCCGCCCGGATGATTAAAAACGTTAAAGTCGGCGATTCTCCGGTATGGATAAAAACTCGGCTGGAAGCCGCCGGGCTGCGCGCGATCAACAATGTTGTTGATGTGACGAACTTTGTCATGCTGGAAATGGGTCAACCGCTGCACGCTTTCGATTTCCGTTTTCTGGAAGAGGGGCGCATCGTTGTGCGAAAATCAAGAACGGGCGAAGAATTTGTTTCGCTCGATGAAAAAAGCCGTATCCTGCCGGAAGACACCCTGTTGATCTGCGATGGCCGGAAACCTGTTGCGATTGGCGGAATTATGGGCGGTCTCAATTCAGAAGTGAAGGAAGACACGCAGGTCATTTTCCTGGAGAGCGCTTATTTCAATCCTTCATCCATTCGCCGTTCGTCGCGCCGTATGGCGATGCCGACTGATGCCGCTTTTCGTTTCGAGAGAGGCATTGACCCGGAGGGCGTAATTCGGGCACTCAATCGCGCGGCTCAATTAATTGCTGAACTTTCCGGCGGTTCTATCTGTAAAAATTATCTGGATGAATATCCGGAAAAAATAGCGGTTGTGGAAAACATTCCCCTGCGTCTGGACAGAATCCGTGAAATGATCGGCATCGACATTGCGGCCAAAGACGTTGTTCGTATTCTAAAGAGCATCGGTATGACCGTACGGCAGGAAAGCAAGGGAAAATACTGCGTAACGCCGCCAACGTATCGTGTGGATATTGAGAGAGAAATTGATCTGATTGAAGAAGTTGTGCGTCTTTATGGTTATGATCGCGTGCCGGTAACTCTGCCGGCCGTTTCGGTGACAGAGATGGCGGTCATTCCGCGCCTCGATCTGGAGGCAAGAATCCGTCAGTTGTTAATCGGCAGCGGTTATTCAGAAATCATCAATTACAGTTTTACATCGCCTGCCTCGGTCGATTATCTGTGCCTGTCACCAACCGATGAACGCCGCAAGTTTGTGGTCATCAAGAATCCTCTGACGGAAGAGCAATCGGTGATGCGGACAACTCTGGCTTACGGATTGCTGGAAACACTGAAAAAAAATATTAATAATGCATCCTTCAATTTAAAAATATTTGAAATAGGGCGGATATTCCTGCATCGCAAGGCGGGAGAACTGCCGGAGGAAAAAAATATCCTGGCCGGCCTTTTAACGGGGAAAGTATCGGAAGACCTCTGGGGATCAAAAGTGAACGTTGATTTTTATGATCTCAAAGGCTGTCTGGAAAATGTCTTTTATGATTTGAAACTGGAACAGTGCCATTATCGAGCTTGCGTATCGGAACAATTTCTTCATCCCGGTCAATCATGCGGCCTGTATGTCAATGAGACGCAAATAGGTTACCTGGGCCAGGTGCATCCGGAAGTAATGCAGAAAGCAGATATTAAGGGAACTGCGTATGTGTTTGAAATTAATCTTGATATATTAGAAAAACAGATATATAAGCAAATCAGTTTCAAGGAAATATCTAAATTCCCGGCTGTTACCCGTGATGTCGCTTTTGTCATTCCTGTGTCGATGGAAGCCCAGCAGATGCTGGAAATTGTTTTGAGTCAACGTGAAGATTTGCTTGAAAATGTGGGGATATTTGATATATACGCTGGCAAAGGTCTTGAAGAAGGGGTAAAGAGTTTGGGGTTGAGATTTTCCTATCGTGCTCTTGACAGGACTTTAACGGATACGGAAATCAATTCTATTCACGACAAAATTATGCACAACACTGTCCGACTAACGAGTGCAAAAATAAGAGCCTAACAGTTTACATGACGTTAAAACGGAGGAAAAGAAATGACGAAAATTGATATTATTCAGAATGTTTATGAAAAACTCGGTTTTTCCAAAAAAGAATCAGCGGATATTGTTGAATCCGTGTTTGACATCATCAAAGACAGCCTTGCGCAGGGCGAGAGAGTAAAAATATCCGGATTTGGAAATTTTATGGTGAAAGAGAAACGCGCAAGACGCGGCCGTAATCCCCAGACCGGACAGGAAATATCCATTACCGCGCGCCGGGTTTTGACTTTTAAATCCTCCCAGGTTTTGCGTAAATCTTTAAACGGTTAATAATTTTATTCAACTGCACCGTTTATTCTGAAATTTTAAAAAACTATTCCCGTTCATTTTTGGACGGGGAGTTTTTTTATTTTATCAGGTTGCAGCTGTTTTTCTCCGTAAGGATTCGAGAATTGTATGGATAACATCATTCCCGAAAAGGCTTATTTCCGTATTGGAGAAGTGAGCAAAATTCTCAGTGTCGAACCCTATGTTATTCGTTACTGGGAAACGGAATTTAAAACGGTCAAACCGGTACGGACAAAGACGGCTCAGCGCCTGTACCGGAAAAAAGATGTAGAGGAATTATTAATCATCCGCGAGTTGCTTTATCAGCAGCGTTTCACGATCAGCGGGGCAAAAAAGCAACTGATGAAAATGCGCGGCGATGAAGAACCGGTGAGTGTATCCGGTCACCATGAAAAATTAACTTTAATTAAAAAAGAATTACAGCAAATCAGAAAGATAATGAGCTAAAAAGCCGGCAATGATCATTGCCGGCTTTTTAGCTTTTGAACAGCAGGAATTGTTATTTCTTCTTGTTTGCTCTTTTAGAAGCTTTGAGCGGGTTGATCTTCTGAGTTTCCTTAATTTCAATTTTAACATGTGATGCGGTCGGACAGTTACCGGTCATCCACTTGCTTTTCGGATCCGGATAGACCTTGCAGTATTTCCCTGTCTCGTATTCGAAAACCTTATTGCAATCCCCGCATTTGTCGATTATCACAACACAACTGCCGCCGAAGAAGCCACAGCCTTTTTTGCTCATGAAAGCGCATTCCACCCCATTTTTTACTGTCTGGCAAAGCATTTTACACGACCCCCCTTATATAATAAATAAACGATTTCTGAGACGTTGCGGAAAGGAGCATTAGTCAGGAAGCATCCACAGTCGCCGCTGATATTAAAACCGGCGTGTCCTTAACAGCAAAAAAAACCCCTGTCAAGAAAAATTAAAGCTTATCGATTTGATGTGATTAAATTGACTTAGTTTATCATTTATGTTAGTTCCTTCGGCACATAAAAGTAGAAAAATAATCAAGATATATGCGTCTGGGGCCGTCGGTATGAAAAGAGAGGCTTTAATTCAAATATTTATAAGGTCTTTTTTCATCCACGCTGCATTGAACTTCCGACGAATGCAAAATCTTGGTTTCGTGTATGCGATGATTCCGCTTCTCCGTGAGCAGAAAATGTCCGGAAAGGATGAAACAGAGATACTGACACGGCATTTGCAAATGTTTAATACGCATCCCTATTTATCGGCGCCGCTGATCGGCTCGATCGTCCGGATGGAGGAGCAAAGGCAGGATGTCACTTCCATCATGATGGTCAAGCAAAGTTTAATGGGGCCCTACGCAGCGATTGGCGATACTTTTTTCTGGGGAGCGCTCAGACCCTGCGCCGGAATATTTGCGGCTGGTCTGGCCTGGATGGGTTGGATGCTGGCACCTTTAGCCTTTATCGTGATCTATGAACCTATGCATATCTGGGTGAGATTGAAGGGCTTCATGGAAGGTTACCGCCAGGGAAAGCAGGGGATTGAATTTGTCCGTAGAATCGATTTGCCGCGCATTGCGGGTCGGGTGCGATGGTTGTCCCTGATCGTTCTGGCCGGTTTTGGCGCCTTGCTTTTGCAGAGTGGGTATTCGGCTTTTGCCGGAATGCAGCGGTTTGTTGTAGCGGCGGCCGCACTGGCTGTCATCCTGATTTGCTGGCTTTTGATTAAAAAAGGCGTATCGCAAATTTATATTCTATATGGAGCAGTTGTTCTTTTTTTGATTTTTTCAGCGAAAGAATTATTAATGTGTTGGAAATGAAGACATTTAAATTAAAAAATAAGTTAGGACTGCATGCGCGCGCGGCTGCGTCATTTGTCCGGATCGCACAGAAATATCGTGCGGAAATATTCATTGAGCGCAATGGTCAAACTGTTAATGGGAAAAGCATCCTGGGAATATTGACGCTTGCCTGTCCGATGGGCAGTATGATAACAGTAACGGCCGAAGGCGCCGACGCGGCCGGGGCTCTGGCCGAGCTTGAAGCGTTGATTGAAAATAAATTTGGAGAAGAATAAACCATAACATGACCGCTGACCAAGGGAAAAAAACATTTGTTCTTAAAGGGATTGGCGTTTCTCCGGGTGTTGTGATCGGAAAAGCTTACCGCTTTGATCCGCTCGATGCTCAGGTATCCTTTTATAAACTCAATAATGAAGATTTAATCCCGCATGAAATCGAACGTTTTAAGAAAGCTCTGAAAGAATCCTCAAAACAGCTTTTGGAAATTCAGGAAAACCTCAAAAAAACAAATGTAACTGAACCTCTTTATATTATTGATGTTCATGTTTTACTCCTATCGGACAAAAAATTTGTCAATCGCACCATCAAATATATCCGACGTTTGGGTGTCAACGCCGAATGGGCGTTGCGTATGACGCTGGATCATTATAAACAGATATTCGAGGGTGTCGAAGACGTTTATATCAGCGGCCGCATCAGCGATGTACAGTATATTGTTCAGCGGATCCTGCGCAATCTGTCCGGTGAGAAGCATGAAATTGTCTGGGAAGTCGGTCAGGAGGGGGTCGTAATCGTTTCACACGATTTGTCGCCGGCCGATACGGCTCAGATGAAACTGGACAAAATCGTCGGGTTTGCCACCGACAGCGGTGGTCGCACATCGCATACCGCTATTGTGGCCAGATCGATGGAATTGCCCGCTGTGGTCGGTTTGGACAACGTGACCCGTTTTGTGCGGACCGGGGATGATATCATCGTTGATGGAACGTCGGGACTTGTGGTGGTCAATCCATATCCCGACATGCTCAAACGATATGAGGAAAAGAAGCGCCATTATGACGACGCCAAAGACGAGTATCTTAAATATGCGAAGCTGCCGGCCGTTACGCTGGATCGTCATCATGTTCAGATCGGTTCCAATATAGAATTTATCGAAGAGATTCCTTCCGCGATTTCTCACGGAGCAGAATACATCGGGCTTTACCGGACGGAATTTTTGTACATCTACCGGGATGATTTGCCGACCGAAGAAGACCATTTTAATAATTATCGTCAGGTGGTGACTGAGAAAAATCTGGCGTGGTCAACCATCCGCACGTTTGATCTGGGCGGTGATAAATTCCCCAACTACCAGAAGCAGGCTAAAGAACTCAACCCGCAGATGGGATTAAGAGCAATACGTTTTTGTCTCAAAGAGGTCGATCTTTTCAAAACACAGCTTCGCGCCATCTGGCGCGTGAGCGCTCTGGGCAAGGTTAAAATTCTGTTTCCGATGATTTCCTGCATCGAAGAAATCCGCGAAGCAAAACGTTTGCTGGATGAAACCCGTCAGGAGCTTTTGTCCCAGGGCGTGCCGATTGCCGACCGGATGGAAATCGGGGCGATGATTGAAGTGCCCGCTGCCGCCATCATTGCTGATCAGCTGGCGCAGGAAGTGGATTACTTCAGCATTGGCACCAACGATTTAATTCAGTATTCCCTGGCGATCGACCGTTCCAACGAAAGGGTCACCTATCTTTACGAACCTCTGCATCCCGCTGTTTTGAGGTTGATCAAGAGAATCGCGGATCAGGCTCATGAAGCAAAAATTCGCGTGGCCATGTGCGGAGAGATGGCGGGCGATCCTCTTTGCTGTCTGATCCTTTTAGGCATGCAGCTGGATGAATTAAGCATGAATCATCTGGCGATTCCCCGCATTAAAAGAATTGTACAACAGTCTACGCTGGCGGAAGCCAGGAAACTCCTGAAGCAGGCCATGACTTATAACAACGCGGGTGATGTGCGGGCTTATGTTCAGGATTATATGAGCGATCGTTTTCCGGATGAATTTCAAAAGAAAGAAACATAAGCTTCAGACGATTTTTTGCAGATAACTCCACAGGAAGAAACCGGATTAATTATGAGTGAAAAAGGGTCAGCAGTTGCCGATCATCATGAAGATGAATATTACGCCGGCTGTATTTATGACAGACAGAATTTCTGGCTTTTTCGACCGGCTGAAACATATCTTTCACGTGTTTCCATTTCCGATGAGGATGTCAAGACTCTCCAGGAGCTTGCCGGTCAGGGCGTTATCATTTACGCCATTAAGCAAAGAAGCAAGCTCAACAGCCTGATCATTGCCGAACTGGCCGGCCGTAAGGATCTGCCCAGGCCGGTGTACTGTCATGGCATGAACATGTCCTTCTGGCAGCCTCTGTCCAAGATGATGAAGTTTTTCTGGTCATCCTTTTTGCGCCGCTTCCGTAAAAATCAGGTCATCCGTCAGGGCAAACTGGATTTTCTGGCAAGAAAAGTTGCCGGTAAAGAAAGCATCATCATCCATTTAGGTGAGTCGGAGTTTATTGACAGTGCGTCCGCTCAGGATGCCCTGGCCACTCTGATCAATCTTCAAAACAACGTACCCTTTCCCATATTTATCGTGCCCGTCCTTGTGGCTTACGGTCGCCGCCGGGAAAAGGAAGACGAAAGCCTGATTAACATCCTGTTCGGACAGACAGAGCATATCGGCACGATTCGACGGTTGATTACGTTTATACGCTATTCCCGGCAAGCCTTTGTGGTTCCCGTAAAGCCGATCAACCTGACCGATTATTTATCCGTTAACCGAAACATTACCGAAGACGAAATGATCCTGTCATTGCGCGGAGAACTGATTGACCGGATTGAAGAAGAGAAAACAGCGATTGTCGGACCTGCCTTGAAATCCTGCGAGGAACATATCGGCATGGTGATGCATGATCCAAACCTGAACCGTTTTATGGATGATTACGCGCAGAAGACAAAAAGAGACAGGGCAAGCATCGCAAAAGAAGCCCGCCGTTATCTTTATGAAATTGCCGCTGATTACCAGGAAATGTTCATTGAAATCTGGGTGAAAGTCCTTACCTGGATATGGAATACTGTTTATGACGGTTTGTCCGTTGACTCCGAGGGGCTGGCCAAAATTCGCAATTTGTCCAAGAAAATGCCTTTTGTCATCATTTCCTGTCACCGCAGTCATTTTGATTATCTGCTGCTGTCTTACGTCTTTTTCAAAAATAATATTCAGATGCCGTTCATTGCGGCGGGCAACAATCTTTCTTTTTTCCCTTTAGGTTACATTTTCCGGCATTCCGGCGCATTTTTCCTGAGACGCAGTTTCCGCGGCAACGACCTCTATGGAGAAGTCTTTTCCAAGTATATGGCCACACTTCTGCACGAGGGCCTTCCCCTGGAATTTTTCATCGAAGGCGGCAGAAGCCGCACCGGAAAGATGGTCATGCCCAAATACGGACTCTTGTCCATGATTATTCAGGCCTACCAGGACAAATATTGCGAGAATCTGGCTTGTGTCCCCGTCTATATCGGATATGACCGGGTCATTGAAGAACGTTCCTATCTCCAGGAACTGTCCGGGGCGCCCAAGGTTCAGGAAAACACCGTTGAAATAATCAAAAACACCAAAATCCTGCGCAAGCGATACGGCCGGGTTTACATCAACATCGGCGAGCCGATCATCATGAAAGACTATCTGGCGGCGCAGGATAAGCCCATGGATCAGATGACGCTGGACGAGCGGCAGAGCCTCTACCGGAAAATCGGGTATGAAACCGTTCTGGAAATTAACAAGGTTTCAGTCGTTACGCCGTTTTCAATGGTGGCATCCGGTCTTTTGAGTCATGACCGGCGGGGAATCTCTTACGATGAGTTGAGCAACATTCTAAACGAGTTCTATGAGTATTTGTCCACTAGGCAGGTTAAATTTGCCGCGACGTTTGCGCATCGGGAAAAGGCAATTGACGACGCTTTGAACATCTTTAATTCGACCGATATCATTTCCAAAATTGAAGCTGATGAAGAAGAAGAGGAAATGCAGGAGGTTGTTTATTCTCTCGCGGATGCTAAAAGGCTGAATTTGGAGTACTACAAAAATAATATTTTACATTTCTTCACACCCATTTGTTTTGTGGCAACGTCCATGGTGAAAAATCCTGAAGATGCCATGTCCTTAGCCAAGATTATGGGAGACTATAAGTTTCTGAAATGGCTCTTATGGAATGAATTTATTTTTGACGAAACCCGGGATGACGTGGATGAAGTGAATGATGTCCTGGCTTATCTGCATACGAGATCCTTGATCGTCACAGCCGAGCGTGAGGGCGAGGTCTGGATCGAAGTCAAAAGCAAGGGCGGCGCCAAGCTCAAGCCTTTTGCCGGGCTCATTCATAACTATCTTGAATCCTGCTGGATTGTCATTCGTGGTATGGTTTATCTCAAGAAAAAACCTCTGACGCAAAAAGAATGGCTGGCCAAGATCAGGCCTCTGGGCGACCGGATGTTCCGCAAGGGAGAAATCCTGCGCGCCGAAGCCCTTTCCCAGGTCAACTATCAAAATGCCATTAAATTTTTGGAAGATGCCGAACTGATTGTATCGTCAGCCGGAGAAGAAAAAGGCGGCAAAACCGTACTAACCTACACGCTGACTGATAATCGTGCGCAACTGGAAGTGGTGCGGCGCCGCCTGTTTAAGTTTCTCTAGTGCTGTATAGCCGGTAAAATCTCGTTATATCGACCATGCGAATGAACTTTCCCATCACCCGGATTGAAACACCGGCGGGACTTATAAAAAAGGCGATGTCCTTATCGCAGGGACATGGCCTTTTTTATAATCTGATGTTCGACTATTTTTTCTTTCCGGATTTAGCTGGTTTCTTAATGCTGTAGAACGCGTCTTTTGCGCGATAGCAGGCCGCATCACCCAGTTCTTCTTCAATGCGCATCAGCTGGTTGTATTTGGCCAGCCTGTCTGTGCGGGAAAGGGATCCGCTCTTGATCTGGCCGCAGTTGGTGGCAACGGCGATATCCGCCATAAAGGTGTCTTCCGTCTCGCCCGAGCGGTGCGAGACGACACAGGTATAGTTGGATTCTTTCGCGCGGCTCATCGTTTCCAGGGTTTCAGTCAGCGAACCGATCTGATTGAGCTTAATCAGGATGGAGTTGGCAATGCTCAGTTCGATGCCTTTTTCCAGACGTTTGACGTTGGTGACAAAAAGGTCGTCTCCGACGATCTGAACTTTGCTTCCCAGTTCATCGGTAAGCAGTTTCCAGCCTGCCCAGTCGTCTTCCGCCAGGCCGTCTTCAATCGAGATAATCGGATATTTAGATACCAGATCGGCATAGAACTTTACCATATCTTCAGCGGACTTCTGGGGTTTGGCTTCCGCCGCCAGAATGTATTTGCCTTTTTCATAGAAAGAACTGGCTGCAGAATCCAGAGCAATCATAATGTCTTTGCCGGGCTTATAGCCGGCTTTTTCAATGGCCGTCATGATGCATGTCAGAGCCTCTTCGTTGGATTTCAGATTCGGGGCGAAGCCGCCTTCGTCGCCTACGCTCGTATTGTAGCCTTTGCCTTTCAGTACGGCTTTCAAGGCATGGAAAACTTCAGCGCTCATGCGGATGCCTTCTTTGAAATTGGGAGCGCCTACCGGCATGATCATGAATTCCTGAATATCCACGTTATTATCGGCATGCTGGCCGCCGTTAAGAATGTTGCACATGGGCACCGGCAGAACATTGGCGTTTACGCCCCCCAGGTAACGGTAGAGCGGCAGACCGGATATTTCCGCACCCGCCTTGGCACAGGCCATGGATACGGCCAGGATGGCGTTGGCGCCGAGTTTTCCCTTGTTGGCGGTACCATCAAGTTCGATCATGGCAAAGTCGATATCGCGCTGTCTGCGGCAATCCATGCCGATAATTTCAGGTCCGATTTTGTGAAGAATGTTTTTAACGGCAGTTTCAACGCCTTTTCCGTTGTATCTTTTTTTGTTGCCGTCACGTAATTCCAGCATTTCATGCTCGCCGGTGGAAGCGCCTGAAGGCACGGCTGCCCGTGTTGTGAATCCTGATAT containing:
- the ptsP gene encoding phosphoenolpyruvate--protein phosphotransferase, whose product is MTADQGKKTFVLKGIGVSPGVVIGKAYRFDPLDAQVSFYKLNNEDLIPHEIERFKKALKESSKQLLEIQENLKKTNVTEPLYIIDVHVLLLSDKKFVNRTIKYIRRLGVNAEWALRMTLDHYKQIFEGVEDVYISGRISDVQYIVQRILRNLSGEKHEIVWEVGQEGVVIVSHDLSPADTAQMKLDKIVGFATDSGGRTSHTAIVARSMELPAVVGLDNVTRFVRTGDDIIVDGTSGLVVVNPYPDMLKRYEEKKRHYDDAKDEYLKYAKLPAVTLDRHHVQIGSNIEFIEEIPSAISHGAEYIGLYRTEFLYIYRDDLPTEEDHFNNYRQVVTEKNLAWSTIRTFDLGGDKFPNYQKQAKELNPQMGLRAIRFCLKEVDLFKTQLRAIWRVSALGKVKILFPMISCIEEIREAKRLLDETRQELLSQGVPIADRMEIGAMIEVPAAAIIADQLAQEVDYFSIGTNDLIQYSLAIDRSNERVTYLYEPLHPAVLRLIKRIADQAHEAKIRVAMCGEMAGDPLCCLILLGMQLDELSMNHLAIPRIKRIVQQSTLAEARKLLKQAMTYNNAGDVRAYVQDYMSDRFPDEFQKKET
- a CDS encoding phosphopyruvate hydratase; translated protein: MPEIINIHAREILDSRGNPTVEAEVTTISGFTTRAAVPSGASTGEHEMLELRDGNKKRYNGKGVETAVKNILHKIGPEIIGMDCRRQRDIDFAMIELDGTANKGKLGANAILAVSMACAKAGAEISGLPLYRYLGGVNANVLPVPMCNILNGGQHADNNVDIQEFMIMPVGAPNFKEGIRMSAEVFHALKAVLKGKGYNTSVGDEGGFAPNLKSNEEALTCIMTAIEKAGYKPGKDIMIALDSAASSFYEKGKYILAAEAKPQKSAEDMVKFYADLVSKYPIISIEDGLAEDDWAGWKLLTDELGSKVQIVGDDLFVTNVKRLEKGIELSIANSILIKLNQIGSLTETLETMSRAKESNYTCVVSHRSGETEDTFMADIAVATNCGQIKSGSLSRTDRLAKYNQLMRIEEELGDAACYRAKDAFYSIKKPAKSGKKK